A single genomic interval of Spinacia oleracea cultivar Varoflay chromosome 6, BTI_SOV_V1, whole genome shotgun sequence harbors:
- the LOC110790581 gene encoding gamma-gliadin B, whose translation MEDSNSYLTIEDFKDRDLSKLEKADPLDWLCIAVEKASEKLENEQKNKPCTNTTSSMVMSQQRPHPFVPHQSQTSTNRHRIPADHLSYQPQSQGPQPRGPQGPQPRVPQPRGPQPQVPQPRVPQQQSPQPRVSHPRGPQLEEPLPDEYVQKIRYMNGYDTSLVIAKPLTNSDVSRDQSRMSMPIRQCNEVDLSSVGKGVNVKVIKQDDKNNLDIVNVMFGKYNDSYVFNKNWYSDFVKTKNGKGILEKGDKVQVWSFRIPTIMPSNPNGVVHDRMNDKYGFAIVKLSKINS comes from the coding sequence ATGGAGGACTCTAACAGTTATTTAACGATAGAAGATTTTAAAGATCGTGATTTAAGCAAACTGGAGAAGGCGGATCCACTAGATTGGTTGTGTATAGCTGTTGAGAAAGCCTCTGAAAAATTAGAAAACGAGCAAAAAAATAAACCATGTACTAACACCACATCTAGCATGGTTATGAGCCAACAACGACCCCATCCTTTTGTTCCTCACCAATCTCAAACCTCCACCAACCGCCATCGTATCCCGGCCGACCACCTTTCTTATCAACCCCAATCACAAGGTCCACAACCACGAGGCCCACAAGGCCCACAACCACGAGTTCCACAACCACGAGGCCCACAACCACAAGTCCCACAACCACGGGTTCCTCAACAACAAAGCCCACAACCACGAGTTTCACATCCACGAGGCCCACAACTTGAAGAACCTCTTCCAGATGAATACGTGCAGAAGATACGATATATGAATGGATACGACACGAGTTTGGTGATCGCAAAGCCTCTGACTAATTCAGACGTGAGCCGTGATCAGTCCCGTATGTCAATGCCAATAAGACAATGCAACGAAGTAGACCTTAGCAGTGTGGGAAAAGGCGTCAATGTGAAGGTCATTAAACAAGATGATAAGAATAACCTTGACATAGTTAACGTCATGTTTGGTAAGTACAATGACTCTTACGTCTTTAACAAAAACTGGTATTCTGATTTTGTAAAGACCAAGAATGGCAAAGGTATTCTTGAGAAGGGTGATAAAGTTCAAGTTTGGAGCTTTCGAATTCCGACAATTATGCCGTCAAACCCTAACGGAGTTGTTCATGATCGTATGAATGATAAATATGGTTTTGCTATTGTTAAATTATCTAAGATTAATTCCTAA
- the LOC110791153 gene encoding uncharacterized protein isoform X2, whose protein sequence is MDSPSPSPSSSSSSSSPPSPSSSPPPSPPSSPRSTSSSNESRAKASHKMVLLRCSLALGLTFISILSISYAFGFFALLFATFSIPPPISVPSQCKIVSTSVDLRSSKICELGLLNYKAKRVFYPSERRKFRCRYDYYWASIFKVEYRDQFSGHTLLGLAEAPREALPSDCRPNFSTAWSTKHMLKVNETYDCWYTSGRSKVEIFQDSYFGCQAKDPSLSEMMRRYSILFTKMMQSWLSGQLKPQRMRWEWILGVIGGILTSMISLTMLTICCQLLKSIPKAAAAMVTSLFHQNKIRSQTPLNTIRIQLFILSGESN, encoded by the exons ATGGATTCACCGTCACCATCGCCCTCATCCTCATCTTCATCCTCATCGCCACCATCACCGTCATCATcgccaccaccatcaccaccatcatcaccacggtcaacatcatcatcaaatGAATCGAGAGCAAAAGCGTCACATAAAATGGTGCTACTACGATGTTCGTTGGCGTTAGGGTTGACGTTCATATCCATATTATCTATCTCCTATGCATTCGGCTTCTTCGCTTTACTCTTCGCCACTTTCTCAATTCCGCCTCCTATTTCTGTCCCTTCTCAGTGCAAAATCGTATCCACCA GTGTTGACTTGAGATCATCAAAGATATGTGAACTTGGGCTACTTAATTATAAGGCCAAGCGTGTTTTTTACCCATCTGAAAGAAGGAAATTTCGCTGTCGTTATGATTACTACTGGGCTTCTATTTTTAAG GTGGAGTACAGAGACCAGTTCTCAGGTCACACATTGCTTGGTCTGGCAGAAGCTCCACGAGAAGCTCTTCCTAGCGATTGCCGGCCTAATTTTTCTACTGCGTGGTCGACTAAACATATGCTGAAG GTGAATGAGACCTATGATTGCTGGTATACCTCTGGGCGATCAAAAGTTGAGATATTTCAAGACAGTTACTTTGGCTGCCAAGCAAAGGATCCATCTTTGTCTGAGATGATGAGAAGATACTCCATATT GTTCACAAAGATGATGCAGTCTTGGCTATCTGGTCAACTAAAACCTCAGCGAATGAGATGGGAATGGATACTAGGTGTCATTGGTGGTATTCTCACCTCCATGATTTCCCTTACCATGTTAACAATCTGCTGTCAACTGTTAAAATCCATTCCTAAAGCTGCTGCTGCAATGGTAACCTCACTATTTCATCAG AACAAGATCCGATCGCAGACGCCACTGAACACGATACGTATTCAACTATTCATCCTTTCCGGTGAGTCCAATTGA
- the LOC110791153 gene encoding uncharacterized protein isoform X1 — MDSPSPSPSSSSSSSSPPSPSSSPPPSPPSSPRSTSSSNESRAKASHKMVLLRCSLALGLTFISILSISYAFGFFALLFATFSIPPPISVPSQCKIVSTSVDLRSSKICELGLLNYKAKRVFYPSERRKFRCRYDYYWASIFKVEYRDQFSGHTLLGLAEAPREALPSDCRPNFSTAWSTKHMLKVNETYDCWYTSGRSKVEIFQDSYFGCQAKDPSLSEMMRRYSILFTKMMQSWLSGQLKPQRMRWEWILGVIGGILTSMISLTMLTICCQLLKSIPKAAAAMVTSLFHQVIFSRVIFLVAYFSIVIWLAIQYGKRLGLYELFID, encoded by the exons ATGGATTCACCGTCACCATCGCCCTCATCCTCATCTTCATCCTCATCGCCACCATCACCGTCATCATcgccaccaccatcaccaccatcatcaccacggtcaacatcatcatcaaatGAATCGAGAGCAAAAGCGTCACATAAAATGGTGCTACTACGATGTTCGTTGGCGTTAGGGTTGACGTTCATATCCATATTATCTATCTCCTATGCATTCGGCTTCTTCGCTTTACTCTTCGCCACTTTCTCAATTCCGCCTCCTATTTCTGTCCCTTCTCAGTGCAAAATCGTATCCACCA GTGTTGACTTGAGATCATCAAAGATATGTGAACTTGGGCTACTTAATTATAAGGCCAAGCGTGTTTTTTACCCATCTGAAAGAAGGAAATTTCGCTGTCGTTATGATTACTACTGGGCTTCTATTTTTAAG GTGGAGTACAGAGACCAGTTCTCAGGTCACACATTGCTTGGTCTGGCAGAAGCTCCACGAGAAGCTCTTCCTAGCGATTGCCGGCCTAATTTTTCTACTGCGTGGTCGACTAAACATATGCTGAAG GTGAATGAGACCTATGATTGCTGGTATACCTCTGGGCGATCAAAAGTTGAGATATTTCAAGACAGTTACTTTGGCTGCCAAGCAAAGGATCCATCTTTGTCTGAGATGATGAGAAGATACTCCATATT GTTCACAAAGATGATGCAGTCTTGGCTATCTGGTCAACTAAAACCTCAGCGAATGAGATGGGAATGGATACTAGGTGTCATTGGTGGTATTCTCACCTCCATGATTTCCCTTACCATGTTAACAATCTGCTGTCAACTGTTAAAATCCATTCCTAAAGCTGCTGCTGCAATGGTAACCTCACTATTTCATCAGGTGATTTTTTCTCGGGTAATTTTCCTTGTAGCATACTTTTCGATTGTCATCTGGTTAGCAATTCAGTATGGTAAAAGGCTTGGCCTTTATGAACTCTTCATAGATTAA